The genomic DNA TGGGAGGTAGAAGGCAAATGCTGGTATATTAGCTTGATAACCGATGCTTATTCTCACAAGATAGTAGGCTGTCACCTTGGAGAGAGCTTACAGACTAAAGAAAGTATTCAAGCTGCATGGCTCTTTGCAGTCTCAAAGGTTCCCAGAGCCATGCTAAACTGATTCATCATAGCGACAGGGGGACACAATATTGTAGCATATCTTATGTAAAGCTACTGGAAAGCTACCAAATACAAATTAGCATGACAAGTAGTGGTGATCCACTGGAGAATGCTATAGCTGAACGTGTTAATGGAATCATCAAAGAGGAGTATCTGGCTTATTGCCATGTATGCTCTATACAAGAGGCAAAACAAGCTTTAGTGAAGGCTGTGGAGTTATATAACTATAGTAGACCGCATATGAGTATTGGCAATCTTACACCTATCCAAATCCACCATGCTAAAGCAACTATTAAAACTAAAAAGTTATGGAAAAATTACTATCAAAAAAATCTTGCTCTTGTAAACTCATTGCAGGACTAAATGTGAAGTGTAAATTTATATTAGTATTTATTCAATAATCTGTAAACTTTTTTTAGGACGAGACATCTTTTACTTCGTTCCATGACGCGGCTCTTTCCTGGATGGGCTCGCTCTCGCAGTCGGCTCGCTTGAAAATAAAAAAGCGCTTCAAGTTAAGCTTTCAAACTCTCTATTACCGCGCAAAAGCCTTGACATGTCTCCTTTTGAAAGCTTTCAAACCAGTCTCTTTTCTCTTTTGTCAGTTTTTCTAGTTTTTCTTTTTTCTGGGAAAAATTTAAGTTATACAGCCCCATTATTAATTGACTTGCAATCCAATTCTAAATTTTAAATTTTTTTTTGTCCTTATCTATTGCTTTTTTAAGATAAAATACATAACTCTAGAACATACTTAGTTGCCTATTTTTTAATATTAGTTATAACCCTTTTAAACATGAAGCCATGTATAACACTAATAAAAGAATTATAGCAGTGATCCTACTTTGTAGCCAACTATTAACAACAACTAGTTGCAGTGGTAATTTCGGTGTCCCTACCCAGCAAGAAGTAACCCAAGAGCATAAGCAAGTAGAAAAGAAACATCGTAAAAGAGAGGACTTATCAGTATCTCTGCCAACTGAATTATCCTTGTATACTACAGAGGGAGAAGCTAAAAAAAGTGCTCTTGTAGATGAATCTGTAACTAAACAGCTGCAGCTAGTAGAAAGTAATTTAGATTATTCCAAAGCACTGGCGCCTACAATAGCAGACAACCTGTCTTCTGTTTCTTTAAAAGAAGAGCAACCATCAGTAGTAAGTAGACCAAAGCCTATTGTAACTCCTATAAAATCATCTAGGCCATCCTCTGATAGCGGAAAGCCTAGCGGATATACAACATCTACAGATGCCTCAAAAACATTACAAGCAGCTATGAAAGAGAAGAAAACTATAAGAAAAGAGCTTATGGTTCCACCAGCTTCTGGTATTGCAATCTCTGAGCAAGTTACAGAAAGCCAATCTCCGCTTATGCTAATAGCAAAAGGAGGCCATCAAGTGTATGTCGATCATGCGAGTGGAGAAAAGGCTATAGTGGTGGCCAATGTACCTACT from Candidatus Amoebophilus asiaticus 5a2 includes the following:
- a CDS encoding integrase core domain-containing protein, yielding MALCSLKGSQSHAKLIHHSDRGTQYCSISYVKLLESYQIQISMTSSGDPLENAIAERVNGIIKEEYLAYCHVCSIQEAKQALVKAVELYNYSRPHMSIGNLTPIQIHHAKATIKTKKLWKNYYQKNLALVNSLQD